The Planktothrix agardhii NIES-204 genomic interval CAACCCCAAAGTGTTGTGTTACTATTAGAAGTTGTGCGTGAGAAAAGTACAAAACGCGCGGGTCGGATTTCAAGTTAAAAATAATGATAGCTGGGAATTGGGAACAGGGAACAGGGAACAGACTTTACCACAAGTGGTTTACTGGATTAGTTTTTGTCAAATACCGAATTTAGATGCGCTCCGAAGATTATATAGCGCTACGCATTACAGTTAGGACACTTTTTATTCCTGAAACCCTTTCACTGCTTACTGTTCCCTGTTACCGAGTGCTACGCACCATAAAAGTTTTATGGTGGTTTTGATTATTTTTTTTAGTTATAATTAACTTGAATAAATCCGCCCGTAATCCTATTTTTTAATCAGGTTTTAAAATGAATAATTTATTTGATGGGTTTGATCAATTATTTGAACTAGCAAAAACCTTAGATGAAAAAATCAAAAGTGGAGAAATTAAAACCGACGTACAAATTGGTTCTCGCACCAGTATTCCTAGACAGGGGAATATACCCAAAAACAATACAGAATCCCATTCTGTAATTATTACACCTCCATCGGTGGAAACCCCATCAGAAACCCCTAATTTTTCTGCTCAAAATTTCCATCCCCTATGCAATATTTCAGAAGTGGGGGGGTTAGGAGATGTGATTCAACAATTACGAGAATTAGTAGAATTGCCTTTAAAACGTCCTGAATTGTTAGCAAAATTAGGCTTAGAACCCCCCCGTGGCGTATTATTTGTTGGCCCACCCGGAACGGGTAAAACCCTAACCGCCAGGGCTTTTGCAGAAGAATTAGGAGTCAGTTATATTGCTATTGTCGGCCCGGAAGTTATGGGCAAATATTATGGGGAAGCGGAAGCCAAATTAAGACAAATTTTTGAGAAAGCCGCGAAATCAGCCCCTTGTATTATATTTATTGATGAAATTGACAGTTTAGCCCCCCATCGTTCCCAAGTAGAAGGGGAAGTGGAAAAACGATTAGTCGCTCAATTATTAGGCTTAATGGATGGTTTTGCCAAAACCCCAGGCGTGATTGTTTTAGCCTCAACAAATCGCCCCGATGCTATTGACCCAGCCCTACGACGTCCGGGCAGATTTGATAAAGAAATTCGCTTTCGAGTTCCTGATAGAAATGGGCGCTTAGAAATCCTTACCATTCTAACACAATCCATGCCCTTAAAAACAGTTAATTTAGAAGAAATTGCCGATTTGTCTGTGGGATTTGTCGGGGCAGATTTAAAAGCTACTTGTCAAGCCGCAGCCTATACAGCTTTACGTCGTCAGGTTCCCTCTTTAGAAGCGACCGTTCCCGATCAATTGTATATTAATCAACAGGATTTTATCGACGCTTTAACGGAAATTAAGCCTTCGGTTTTGCGGTCGGTAGAAGTGGAAAATCCCAATATTTCATGGGAAGAAATTGGCGGTTTAGAGAGTATTAAACAAACCTTACAGGATTCCGTAGAAGGTCAGTTACTTTACCCGGAATTGTATCAACAAACCGGAGCCAAAGCCCCTCGCGGAATCTTACTTTGGGGGCCACCCGGAACGGGTAAAACCTTATTAGCAAAAGCGATCGCATCCCAATCTAGGGCTAATTTTATTGCGGTGAATGGGCCGGAATTATTAACCCGTTGGCTAGGAGCAGCCGAAGCCGCTGTTCGAGAATTATTTGCTAAGGCTAGACAAGCCTCTCCCTGTGTTATTTTTATTGATGAAATTGATAGTTTAGCTCCGATTCGTGGGGCTTATCTGGGAGATTCAGGGGTAAGCGATCGCGTTGTAGGGCAATTATTAACGGAATTAGACGGGTTACAAAATAGTTCTGAAGTATTATTAATTGGGGCAACAAATCGCCCCGAAGCTATCGATCCAGCCCTCTTGAGATCGGGAAGATTAGATTTACAATTGAAAGTCGATTTACCCGATATTAATAGTCGTTTAGCGATCCTGAAAGTTCATAATAAAAACCGTCCTTTAGTTGATATTAATTTAACAAATTGGGCAACGGAAACTGAAGGTTGGAATGGGGCAGATTTAGCATTATTAAGTAATCAAGCCGCCTTAGAAGCCATCCGTCGCTATCGTCGCCAAGGGTTAACTGATCCGAAAGAAATTTCGATTACGACCGAAGATTTCCGTTTAGGATATGAAGGATTGATCTTACATCGAACTCAATCCAAACCCTAACCAAAACTTTAAGCTGTATTCCCTAACCTAATTATTCTGGATGTTGGCGGCAGGGCGCAACCTGAGAGTTTATCCTATATTAGAAGCCTGTAGCCACTATTTGATTAGTAGTTACGAATAGATGTTGTAGGTAGACTAGAAATTCCTAAATCTATTCCTATGGCTACCATTTTTGATAAAATCTAATGATCAACGACTCGCTAGGGTCAGGGTTAAGGTGATCTTTATATTAAACTGAACCGCAAGCAAAATTTCTATAGGGAGAGGATAGTATTTTTATGGTTTATGCAGAATATTTAGGTC includes:
- a CDS encoding ATPase central domain-containing protein; this encodes MNNLFDGFDQLFELAKTLDEKIKSGEIKTDVQIGSRTSIPRQGNIPKNNTESHSVIITPPSVETPSETPNFSAQNFHPLCNISEVGGLGDVIQQLRELVELPLKRPELLAKLGLEPPRGVLFVGPPGTGKTLTARAFAEELGVSYIAIVGPEVMGKYYGEAEAKLRQIFEKAAKSAPCIIFIDEIDSLAPHRSQVEGEVEKRLVAQLLGLMDGFAKTPGVIVLASTNRPDAIDPALRRPGRFDKEIRFRVPDRNGRLEILTILTQSMPLKTVNLEEIADLSVGFVGADLKATCQAAAYTALRRQVPSLEATVPDQLYINQQDFIDALTEIKPSVLRSVEVENPNISWEEIGGLESIKQTLQDSVEGQLLYPELYQQTGAKAPRGILLWGPPGTGKTLLAKAIASQSRANFIAVNGPELLTRWLGAAEAAVRELFAKARQASPCVIFIDEIDSLAPIRGAYLGDSGVSDRVVGQLLTELDGLQNSSEVLLIGATNRPEAIDPALLRSGRLDLQLKVDLPDINSRLAILKVHNKNRPLVDINLTNWATETEGWNGADLALLSNQAALEAIRRYRRQGLTDPKEISITTEDFRLGYEGLILHRTQSKP